The Euphorbia lathyris chromosome 3, ddEupLath1.1, whole genome shotgun sequence genome contains a region encoding:
- the LOC136222251 gene encoding GRAS family protein RAM1-like, producing MINSHSHSQICGSVKSESSSCTAANGFESKKTSDFDPAVKFELENGDVEVQSPDNSIWETYFSDHLDSDFMILSPQGSSYVNSVTGCSSPPPPPRPLCHQLGTNNKGKGQSPLHRVFNSPNNQYMQIENLSSLSAIEDFLDDYQRDGSVGVGVGYQPTRLSSSTQLFDVPNTLLDCLAIPNNPSTSAYHMGTLRNAPPLSQHLQEEEKPSTTTTSCLMPIASSEQVNFNFFLPFSTTTSQEQDSGLELVHLLLACAEAVAKEEYMLARKYLHHLNRVVTPLGDSMQRVASCFTEALSARLAATLTTKPTTSSPTPYPPNSMEVLKIYQIVYQACPYVKFAHFTANQAIFEAFEAEERVHVIDLEILQGYQWPAFMQALAARPGGAPFLRITGVGSSVETVRETGRCLTELAHSLHVPFEFHPVAEQLEDLKPHMFNRRVGEALAVNSVNRLHRVSGQCLGNLLAMMRDQAPNIVTLVEQEASHNGPYFLGRFLEALHYYSAIFDSLDATFPPDSAQRAKVEQYIFAPEIRNIVACEGAERIERHERLEKWRKLFEGKGFKAVPLSANAVTQSKILLGLYSCDGYRLTEDKGCLLLGWQDRPILAASAWRC from the exons ATGATAaattcccattcccattcccaAATTTGTGGATCAGTGAAGAGCGAGAGCTCATCATGCACAGCCGCCAATGGGTTTGAATCAAAGAAAACAAGTGATTTTGATCCAGCAGTGAAATTTGAGTTAGAGAATGGAGATGTTGAAGTTCAGTCACCGGATAATTCGATTTGGGAGACATATTTCTCAGATCATCTGGATTCTGACTTCATGATCTTATCTCCACAGGGTTCAAGCTATGTTAATTCAGTGACAGGATGTTCTTCTCCACCCCCACCTCCAAGGCCATTATGTCATCAGCTTGGAACCAATAATAAAGGGAAGGGACAGAGTCCTCTTCATAGGGTATTCAACTCCCCTAATAATCAATATATGCAAATTGAAAACCTTTCTTCTTTGTCAGCTATTGAGGATTTTTTGGATGATTATCAAAGAGATGGATCAGTTGGAGTAGGAGTTGGATACCAACCAACTAGGTTGTCTTCTTCTACACAGTTGTTTGATGTGCCCAATACTTTGTTGGATTGCTTGGCCATCCCTAATAATCCTTCCACTTCTGCTTATCATATGGGAACTTTAAGAAATGCACCACCACTTTCACAACATCTCCAAGAGGAGGAGAAgccatcaacaacaacaacttcTTGCTTGATGCCTATTGCTTCTTCTGAGCAGGTCAATTTTAATTTCTTTCTCCCTTTTTCTACCACAACGTC GCAGGAACAAGATAGTGGGCTTGAACTAGTGCACCTCCTCCTTGCTTGTGCAGAAGCAGTGGCGAAAGAAGAGTATATGTTAGCAAGGAAATATCTGCACCACCTGAATAGAGTAGTAACACCACTCGGTGACTCCATGCAAAGAGTGGCATCCTGCTTCACTGAAGCTTTAAGTGCTAGACTAGCTGCCACACTTACCACTAAACCTACTACCTCCTCTCCAACTCCTTACCCTCCTAACTCCATGGAAGTTCTCAAAATTTACCAAATTGTTTATCAAGCCTGCCCATATGTAAAGTTTGCTCATTTCACTGCTAACCAAGCCATTTTTGAAGCTTTTGAAGCAGAAGAACGAGTTCATGTTATTGATCTAGAGATTCTTCAGGGATACCAATGGCCAGCTTTCATGCAAGCTCTAGCAGCTAGACCTGGAGGTGCTCCCTTTCTACGGATAACTGGAGTCGGATCAAGTGTAGAAACCGTAAGAGAGACTGGCCGCTGCTTAACAGAACTAGCTCATTCTCTCCATGTTCCTTTTGAGTTTCATCCAGTAGCCGAACAACTTGAAGACCTAAAACCTCATATGTTCAACAGAAGGGTAGGGGAAGCTCTTGCTGTTAACTCAGTTAACAGACTCCACCGCGTCTCGGGGCAATGTCTAGGAAATCTGTTAGCCATGATGAGAGATCAAGCTCCAAACATTGTGACCCTAGTTGAACAAGAAGCTAGCCACAATGGACCCTACTTCTTGGGTAGGTTTCTAGAGGCATTGCATTATTATTCAGCAATATTTGACTCCTTAGATGCAACCTTTCCTCCAGATTCGGCACAGAGAGCCAAAGTGGAACAGTATATATTTGCACCGGAGATAAGGAACATTGTGGCATGTGAAGGGGCGGAGAGGATAGAAAGGCATGAAAGATTGGAGAAATGGAGGAAATTATTCGAAGGAAAAGGGTTCAAAGCTGTGCCGTTAAGCGCAAATGCAGTTACTCAATCCAAGATTTTGTTGGGTTTGTATTCTTGTGATGGTTATAGATTGACAGAAGATAAAGGTTGCTTGCTTTTAGGATGGCAAGATAGACCCATACTTGCTGCTTCTGCATGGCGTTGCTGA